A window of the Clostridium sp. 'White wine YQ' genome harbors these coding sequences:
- a CDS encoding cell wall hydrolase: MKKLYLFSFFFLTFFFYLSGIRVCAMESITDTQSAIPIKKDILLGESRILAVNNNEAKDLYKEKEEVVEVFSYNSKTLYITKEDIDLMAMVVYAESKGEPLEGKIAVASVILNRVTNPKFPRTIEGVIKQKNAFSCVKGGTINVKPDQDSYTAVYEAIRGVDPTNDALFFYNPVISTSNWMKNVEKKKVKNIGNHVFFRI, from the coding sequence ATGAAAAAATTATATTTATTTTCATTCTTCTTTTTAACCTTTTTCTTTTATTTAAGCGGAATTAGGGTATGTGCAATGGAAAGTATAACTGATACACAAAGCGCAATCCCTATAAAAAAAGACATCTTACTTGGGGAGAGCAGAATATTAGCAGTTAATAATAACGAAGCTAAAGACTTATATAAGGAAAAAGAAGAAGTTGTTGAGGTTTTTTCTTATAATAGTAAAACTCTGTACATTACAAAAGAAGATATTGATTTGATGGCTATGGTAGTTTATGCAGAATCTAAAGGAGAACCCTTAGAAGGTAAAATTGCTGTAGCCTCAGTTATTCTTAACAGAGTAACTAATCCAAAGTTTCCTAGAACCATTGAAGGAGTCATAAAACAAAAAAATGCCTTCTCTTGTGTAAAAGGCGGTACGATCAATGTTAAACCTGATCAAGATTCGTATACTGCTGTTTATGAAGCAATAAGAGGAGTAGACCCTACAAATGATGCCTTGTTCTTCTACAATCCAGTTATTTCAACAAGTAATTGGATGAAAAATGTAGAAAAGAAAAAAGTAAAAAATATAGGAAATCATGTCTTCTTTCGCATTTAA